cagtaagaattccggctctcacagacctgttagtttttctttaagaagccctcctgttctccacattacctgtattaactgcacctgtttgaactcgttacctgtataaaagacacctgtccacacactcaatcaaacagactccaacctctccacaatggccaagaccagagagctgtgtaaggacatcaaggataacattgtagacctgcacaaggctgggatgggctacaggagaataggcaagcagcttggtgagaaggcaacaactgttggtgcaattattagaaaatggaagaagttcaagatgacggtcaatcaccctcagtctggggctccatgcaagatctcacctcgtggggcatcaatgatcatgaggaaggtgagggatcagcccagaactacacggcaggacctggtcaatgatctgaagagagctgggaccacagtcttaaagaaaaccattagtaacacactacgccgtcatggattaaaatcctgcagcgcacgcaaggtccccctgctcaagccagcgcatgtccaggcccgtctgaagtttgccaatgaccatctgtatgatccagaggaggaatgggagaaggtcatgtggtctgatgagacaaaaatagagctttttggtctaaactccactcgccgtgtttggaggaagaagaaggatgagtacaaccccaagaacaacatcccaaccgtgaagcatggaggtgaaaacatcattctttggggatgcttttctgcaaaggggacaggacgactgcaccgtattgaggggaggatggtttgggccatgtatcgcgagatcttggccaacaacctccttccctcagtaagagcattgaagatgggtcgtggctgggtcttccagcatgacaacgacccgaaacacacagccagggcaactaaggagtggctccgtaagaagcatctcaaggtcctggagtggcctagccagtctccagacctgaacccaatagaaaatctttggagggagctgaaagtccgtattggccagcaacagccccgaaacctgaaggatctggagaaggtctgtatggaggagtgggccaaaatccctgctgcagtgtgtgcaaacctggtcaagacctacaggaaacgtatgatctctgtaattgcaaacaaaggtttctgtaccaaatattaagttctgcttttctgatgtatcaaatacttatgtcatgcaataaaatgcaaattaattacttacaaatcatacaatgtgattttctggatttttgttttagattctgtctctcacagttgaagtgtacctatgataaaaatgacagacctctaaatgctttgtaagtagtaaaacctgcaaaatcgtcagtgtatcaaatacttgttctccccactgtatgttgtctatgacattagctaatatggtgacaaagaTGTAGACTTtgtgtagcggttatggtatgaaggtttggcttggaaaggtttttctcGCCTTGTTGTTttctgcactgaagtccacaagcgaagggaaaaggtgagaggaggagagcgcgtagatgcgagaaggaattatacaacaagcAAATTATTATGCTGTttgtgtactgaacaaaaatataaatgcaacatgcaacaatttcaaagattttactgagttacagttcatataaggaaatcagtcaattgaaataaatgaattagtccctaatctatagatttcacatgaatgggcaggggtgcagccacgggtgggcctgggaaggcataggcccacccacttgggagccaggcccacccactggggagccaggcccagccaatcagaatgagcttttccccacaaaggggctttatactcctctgccccctccccccgatcctgcaggtgattaagccagatgtggaggtattgggatggcgtggttacacatggtctgcagttgtaaGGCCggctggacgtactgccaaattctctaaaacaacattggaggttacgtttatatttttgttcagtatatgtggctgctatgaaagtgaactgtttgcgtgtgatcaggggtgtattcattctgccaattccgttgaaaaacatttcttaaacggaagcaaacggaacaaaacagggataaacatacctgaatttgtccaatagaaagtcttgtttgcaactgttggactaattattacatcctagatcagctagatgcaggaaagagtgtgcaaggcagtattacATTTGTCACTGTCACCTTTATTACTCAAATTTTTCTGTCGacgtgtgcacctacgttgtaaactttcagtcgtaggctaggttgtagctacctcatgatgggtatagggacaatTTATGGGTATagcgagtatcatgtagtagcctaaacctatcgatgttacattgaactgggtgaatggaatattaaTGACAGTCattcaatatgctgtaatagaaataaggccatgctcattaaaaaaacgtcctccctcatcttatacggcaccgaccgccactgacatacagtatatcacacaCTAACCGTAAGTTAAAACAGCAACTACACCAAAAATGCGTAGAAGAGAACCTCTTTCACTGGTCAGTAAGGAGGTTTGTTGAACATATCGTCGCTCACCAAGATTGATCCACACGCCTCCAGGTTTGAGAATGTTCCAGATGGTCTCTACGTAGTCGATGACGTTGTGCGCCGTGTCGATGAAGAAGCAGGTAGCCACACAGTCCCAGGTGTCTGAGAGGAAAGACCACAATGATACTCGTTTAACCTGTCTCACCTTATTGCTAATACCAACCAACACAGGTAATAACAAATAATCTGTGTCTAGGACAGATTGCTCACTTTCACTATTGACTGTTCAATGTGGCCAATTCACATAACAACATGTcactcacagagagagaagaacccGTGTCTAAGAGCaggagtgctgatccaggatcagtttagccttttagaccATAATGAATAAGACAAGGTGggacctgattctagatcagcactcctactctgagacgctttgtgaatacaggccctgatcacTCATTGCACTTGTTGATCTTTCAGACAGCCTGTGTGAGgctcaccactcactaggctctGTGTAGACCTCCTGGAAGTCCCCTGCCACCATGGAGAAGTCCGAGTTTGGAGGCAGGCTCTGGGGGTTGACGTCTGGGAAGCTGATTGGCCGCGTCTGGTCAGATGACCTCTTGTTGTTGCTGAACTGGTGGATCCAGGGGTACAGGGTCATGGAGTTGACCTTTTCACACCTCAGGAAGAACAGAGCCAAGGTAAGATAAGCTGAACAACAGTAGTGTGAGAAAAAGATCACCAACAAAGATGATTGCATTGGGCTAATTTGATATGCTAGGCAATTGATTTGGCCCAAGTTCTCAGGCACATAAACACACCAGACACATACATTTCAACATGTTTAATACTCTGTCATTAAATGACACACAGTGCAACATATGCAAGGCCTGAATTATTGCACCATATGCAAGGCTTGAGTTAGGGCCAGGGTTGAAAGTAAGGCGGTACCGTCCGGTACGGTGtcccggcaaaataaatagtgggggtacggcgtaccggtaaaacatgagcctTTCACAATAATGAAAACAAAATGTCTAGAAAACTGTATTACACCCTTATTTATCATTACCGTATGTTAGAGGCATGAAAAATTGACTTGAAAACAGGTGGTAGGCCTATAGCTTACGCTCCAAAATACAATGTGGTTCGAGGAGAACACTgacattttgccaaggcagagatgagtggccgacAGAGACGCGCACGGACAGCAGTGGAGGAATTAATTCTGGCCTAATGACAATCAccaaatgtcattacactttttggtgttttgtgtaacggatgtctctttccattcaccactgtttggaggctggaaatatGTTGCGAGTGGATGAACATGCGCGGGTAGCCTAGTAAAAGAGccctttgaagtgattgtttgaaaatcagatgaaaacgtcatgactggttgtgtttattccataataaaaatgaaatgaaaaaaaattatggCTCACAAAAAAATGCTATTGAATGAATAGGAATGCTAAATATAATTCTATGATTAGGCCCCACGGGCGGCTCgcccattaggcaggattaggcagCAGCCTAGAGCGGCAGTTTGATGAGGGCAGCATTTCCCGACttaaactgaccaagacgcacctccaacaacacaaCACCTCACATtattctgcccaaaaacaataACTTCTCTCACCCAGTGGTATGTGGGCTATAAGCAGAGCCCACTTTGCCAAAGGCAGGGGTGCAAAATATTTAGCTTATCCATGCCCAGCGTGCTGTTGGAAAGACGCTGCACTCTACCACGCTCCAACAAATTCATTTAACATAAATGATGTAGCCTACGGTAGAAAGAGTAGTAGCCTATGTGGTTTTTCTGTAACCGCATAGCCTGGAGACCAAATGTATTACAATGTCATGAGACAGACACTTTTTCAATCATTCACTTATTCATGAGGAGAGAGAGTGCAGGAGAAAGTCAACTAAAAAGGCTAGCGGGCAAACATCAGCTTTGGTGTGGCTGTGGCATAATCTAAACAGAGGTGGACAGCAAATGGTGCTGAAAGTAATTcttcattttattttaatttgacttcactaacaacaagagggctttgttggAGGCTATTTCTTCCTATATAAAAaaaagaggtaggcctacctgtttgacagacacaattatgctatccatagatttgtcggtATAGCCAAATCCTCCAATACTGTCACCGTGCACTCCTTAAATACCTCAGTGTCTGGGAAGGGTTTGGTGTGTTTGGTTAAAACAAGGGCTCAAATTGAGTGAGGGTATGCCGTACCCTTTGTTAAAGCTTTAtattttgaaataaataaataaaacgtaTCCAGATAATATGAAGCATTCTATAACAATGCTTAACTCTGTGATGccttatgctagaaacaagctttaAAATGCCCACAAAAGATGTGACTGATGCATATGGGAATATACTGATTAGTTTCTATGACATTCTGAAGCTGAGCTGCAGCCTTCAATATTGGAGGAGACAAAAAAATGGGCTTTGCTATTCTGTCCCTGTTAATTTAGCTTTTCATTTTCTGAAAAGAGAATATGTTAAACCCAGGCAACTTTTAGGGAAGCACTTCTGTTGTTGGGTTAAGCAACGGATGAGTAGCCAGCAGTTgaagcttacatttttctgcgtCGGTCGAGGGTCTGTCTGGGTGGAAAGGTAACTTTTGAAAGTGCCATGTTTAGATTAATAACGATGTCTaatatttaattatttgcaaaccgCAACCGTTGCGTTACAAACAAGACTCTGGTTTGACATTGGAGAAATATGCTTATTTCTCTGTCCACTCTTCCCTGAAACTTCtattttcattatccacttttctTTTGAGACTTTTTCAGAGCTACATTTTATATTGATTGCAAGCAGTTTTTCCCCAATCAACACACaaagaaatataaaaaaaaaagaatttaaTAATAGAGACATTGGTGATTTTATCAGTATAATCAGATTGAAAATATTAGGATATGTTATTGGCATTGAACTGATTATATAGCCTACTAACCAGATGTGTTATGAATAGGCTTATGAATTGGGCTGCTATTATGTTGTTCTGCCGACTATTAGCTGAGAAGAAAATTGGCCCAAGGGCAAACCTATTGCAGACCCCTGCTGTACACCATTCTAGTTTAGCGGGATAGGAGGGGGGTGGCAATTTTTTTTCTTGCCTAGGATGGCAGAACGTCCAGGGCTGGGCATGTTATGCCCATACATTTTTGAGgtgcacacataggaggtcccgtAATGGGAAGAAATTAAATCTACTTTAAACCCCTGGTTAGGGCTGAAGTGAGTGTTACCTGTTGAGGACGAAGTTTGAGGAGAATAGCATGAAGAAACTCCATTCGTTGCCTTGACAGGCGTAACCCAGACGAGCGATTTCCCACGCTAGGCGACCAAGCCCTGCCCCTGGAACCAGCACGCTCACCTTGGACACATCACTACAGAAACAACCACACCATCTCTGACAGAATAGACACGTAATTCAAAATACAAAATCACACAACAGAGTTAGAAttcaagactgtgtgtgtgtgtgctcaccacTTGTTGCTGGGAAAGAGTCTCTGGATCTCTTGGATGAGGGGCAGGTAGCAGGAGTCTCTCTCAGCCTGGCCCGCCTCACTCCAGTCACGCACAAACTGCTTAATGGTGGACTTGAGCTTGTCCATGTCGAAAGTGGAAGACGTACCCACCTTCCTCAGGTCATCCTGGACAGAAAGACAGATTCACTTCAACTCCTCAAACTTCATCCAATGGTGAAAGGATCATGGCAGCAAATGAATCTAAGATCTATCTTTTAAAATGTACATTACTACAATAACTATTGAAGTGTGTGCTGGTGTGGTATACTAGAATAGAAAAACATTCAGCTCATCCTACTATTACTGTATTTTTCTTGCACAGCACACCTAGATGCAGCATACTACCTCTCCTACCACAAAGAGGAAGACGATGACTAACAGGGTGGTTACACCAGAGGCTGCCTTGTAGTAAGGAATCTCTGATATCTTCCCCCATGGGTGTATCTTCCGAACAGCATGCAAAACACCCAATTGGTTGTTAACCTATCCAGCACAGTGTCAAAGCTAGCAAGTAAGACCCTCCCTCCTCCGATTGGTTATTCCGCATTCGCATTACTGACCATTTTGCATAAAGTTGGATTTCTCAACTTTGGCAGCGAGCTCTCTAGTTGCCAGTGGTTAAATCGCTAAATGACTCCTTGTGTCTCCTCTTTCCATTAAAAATAACTGATTTCCAGTAGTTTGAGCGCTACAAGTAGTGCCTGGTGTGGCTGCGAGAAAGCATGAGTGTGACCTTTTCCGACCGTTTAGCTCACCTCTTCGCCGTACTCCATGTTCTCAAACATGTGGACACAGTTGAGCACGATGGCCTGCAGCACCTCCTGGTTGTGGTCCACACTGCGGCGGATACGGGCCAGGTTGGGCAAGACCCCGGGCAGCAGCAGCTGGTGATGCTCCGGAAGACTCCGGAACTGACGTTCTGCTCGATTCACCCGCTCCTGAACATGCATCCTGAGATTAAGGGGAGGTGAATTAGACAAAGAAAAAGGGAAGGGTGGTGCCGTGGtgaacaggaggaggagaagatgggGGTCCAGAAACACAGATGCGGGAAAATAGAAACCCATATTTTATAGCCTTTTTGAATTCTGATAAAGCCTAACCCAATATGCAGACTCCTTGAAATGACTTGACACAAAGATTCACAAAACCCTTTTATTCAATTTTTCTAAGCATCTTCCACTATGGTGAACATGGTTGTATAGACTAGGCATAATCATGTATGATGTCCTTGTTTGTAAGTAACAAGAGTAACTGTATTGAAATTAAATGTTTGTCTTTGTCAGCCTGGACTTTATAGCTCTTGCATCTTCTTTTAGTTATCTTTGTTATTTTCTACTAGCTAAATAGCGATGGTATGGAACAATGTAGTGAGCCAAAACGGTCCCTGATATAAATACACAAtctattttagctagctagctatgcaacATAATtagggttgtcactagttaccacaaagTAAAAATGTACTATcgtaaaaattaatgaaaacaaaaatgtggttTATGGTCTTAACTTCAGGTTAGGGTTAcacataaggttagcagtgaggttaaggttaggtttaaaatcagatttgaaAGGTCAAATGCAGCTGTTTCTatccaaaggttgcgagttcgaatcgcatgacggacaactttagcattttagctaatttgcTACTTTTCTACTACttactactttgcaactacttagcatgttatctaacccttaccctaatgctaaccttaacccttttagctaacccttcccgtatccctttaacctaactcctaaacttaaccctagcctagctaacgttagtgagCTAGCTAACTCACTTAGCTAGAATTAGTAACATATCATAttatatgttttgcaaattcataacatataattggaattggaattcttaacatatcatatgaaataaTTGACGGACATCCACCAATTAATAGataccatacaaaacgtaacatatcatacaaagaTGAGTGTCtctgatttacatacagaataatacgaaatgcgcTGAGACCAGGTTGCCTAAAAAGGCTGAATTTTCAggaggtcttttcaaacagctcttacactaactggcattatcataattttcacaatattattccaacTACAGTAttattgactgcactgggcctttaagaagatacattgcagaaataggcggggtttaggcATGACTTTATGGCTGTGATAACTAGTGAAGACCCCATAATCAGTCATCCCTCTTCTAAAATCTTCGGACAAAACGTTCCTCCATCAACAGAACACACATATCAcaactgcacaatttaaacacttgcccccagATCCTCCTTCCATGAGTCATTTAACGTTACTTCATGTTCCTATtcttattttattatttcttattgttgttgcattgtcgaaaAGGAACCTGCACCGTTGGACGTTGTATGCCATGTGTATCACGTACATACTACTAATAAAAGAAACTTGAACTAACGATAGCCAGAACATCTGGGTCAAATGACTGTTATGGATAAGCTAGCTACCAAATACTACTGCTGTTTTGAAACAGTCCGTACCTGTAGTATCTAAACGCATCGATCACTTTCCAAAAGTGTTGCCTTTCGAGCCTTGTCTCCTCTTCTGGTGTACATTTAATCCTTTCTCGGTAAAAATATGCTTCTTCTTGCTCTCCATTCGTAACCTGCTCCACCGTTCCTTCCGCCATGTCTGAATGTTGTACTCAGACCCATCCAATCGAAAAATGGAGTGAGGCAGGAAAAGTAATAGACCTTTCATCTGGTTGGCAAGTTAACTATGTCAGTGAGCTAACTAGTAGGTACTACTGTATTTTTTGTTTGAGCAGAAAATAATtgtacctgtgtatgtgtgtccggTTTATTACAAGTTGCAACAGGGAGACAGCTCCAGCacagaagcagagaaaatgtATAACTGGcctcttggagacaggccctTTATATCCTAATCAGACAACACCAAATGTTTTGTAAACACCAACCTGAAAGGCTTGTAGGAAGTCAAAACAGAATCACTTAGGGCCATACCTGCGAACATAAGCAACCATTGAAATGTAATTCTTAAAAGTCTAAGCCGTTGGGGTGGGGGGCTCTAAGtttacatatggaattgttttaagaaggtcataccaaggatcatttagctatttgatttggaattttaggacccctttaggtatcaaaaaATATAACAAATTATTTGATAAACTATTGagtttggcctttactactatagcccatagaaacgcattgaataacacattcatacatGGAAAGAAAGACAGTTCAAAAtgaaatcataaggaataaggttttgaagtgtctatcctatatctaggagatataagaaagcttgGGAAGTATTTTTTTGAcacatttaaccccttatttttgttgccacaaaactacctccatacttccattcatttgtatgggttacctttagACAAGTCcggtgacacttgtgggggtcatagagcaaaacatgtttGTGAGAGTGTTCGTTTTTTTAGTGTTAGTTTTTTAGGCCAAACCATTTAGAtgctaccagtggaggctgctgagaggaggacggctcataataacggttggaatggagtcaatggaaaggtatcaaacacatggaaaccacgtctttgatgtgtttgatactattccatgactccattccagtcattattatgagccgtcctcccctcagcagcctccactggatgctacagacgttttcatgaTAAGACCGATTTTCAgaatgtctcctggtctgacaaacagctctgtagctctgccactttccaccctagcttaaactgatggattttgatggggattttttaaatTATGTTAGTTAGATTGACGGAtcggtgcgtcaatagactctaggGCAGTGGTAGTCATTGCGCGGCCCGCGAGCCCTTACTTTGCTGCTCGCTGTGATTTTCCTATTTTCCATTCATAATACATAACAATGATAATGCAGGCCTGAATCACATAATTGAATATATCTATTGTTCCCTGGACGGCAGATAGATGCCAGTATAGCGCAGCTGTTGAACAGAAAGGCCGAAATAGAACGCAACTGCTCAGCTACAGTCTGGTCGACATGGATCGATCAattgtaaataaaaataacaaaaataaacgTAAATCTATTGACAATTAAAATGAGGGGGGAAGAGCTGGAGAACAACGTGACAGCTATGAACGAAGAACCACCGGAGAACCAGGAAAATAGCTCCGGTGTCTAAGAGAAAGATACTGTCGATTCAAGAAGAACACAGAAAGTTCCAAGAGAAATGGACAGACCAAGTATTTTTTTTGTACTGCATGATGGGACTAGCTCACGTTGTCTTATTTGCCAGAAGGCAGTCAATTGTTTTAAACGAACAAATTTAGAGCGACATTTCCAGTCACACCGTGCCCAATTCGACAAAACATATCTGCCATAAAGCAACCTCAGAAACAACAAAATGATGGACAGATCTAGCGCTGTTGCAGAGAAAACGACAGAGGCAACAAATGAGATTGCTTGGATCCGACCTTCACAGACGCGGAGATTGTCAAATAATGTTTTTTGCCTCAGCTGAAATATTGTATGCTGATTTCACAAACAATGAAGCAATTTTAAAGCAAATTAAGGGACTGCAACTCTCAGACTCGACCATAACAAAACGCATACTAGAATAATCGGCGAGGACATCCATAAGCAACTGATTACTGACATATCCGTGGCGCCGTGTTTTAGTATTGCGCTTGACGAAAGCACTGATGAAGTGAGATTGCCCAATAATGTGTTTTGGTCCGCTTCTCTCAACGAGTCGTTCAGAGAGGAACTTTTATGTTTACTGCCCCTTCAGGGACAAACACGAGGTTTACGAAAGACTATTGAGAGTAAATATCAGTTCTAATAGGAGAGCTGTAGCTCCGCCCACTGGTGATGTGGAGCACAGCATGCTGGGAGATCTCTAACTGAGTTCATATTTCTTACAATTCatgtgtatgaaaaatgtatgcactcactaactgtaagtcgctctggatgggatcgtctgctaaatgacgttgtgGACGCACTCATTTGCTATGCTAATTAGCGTTTTTACCACAAGCTAGCAACTGTAAGCTTGCTAACCCTGTTATTTGTCATCTCATTTCAGACATTTAGCATTTCAGTGTCTAGTCTTATATGCCCTGTGGTTATATGGATGTAGTATAAATGTATACATTATGTGGGTATTTTGTTAGCAATGAGTCTTGTGGATACATTATACATTCAGGTTCATGCAGTTGTGTGAGGATGATGGTGCTGCTTAGTAGTGCTGTGTAGTTGCACTCATTAGTGAAGTCACTGCCATGTTGTTAGGTTGTATTGCCTTGTGCAGCAGATAAGCTATAAATATGGCTACAATAGGTTATGTAATTGGAGGTTGTATTAAGCCTATACCTGCCATTTACTATTGTATTAATTTCCCCTTTTTCAGAACCACATACAAACTCTTGGTTAACACAATTGTTAAACCATACACTGTCCTGTGCCATTACTGCTCTGTGAATCAGCGTCATTAAACAACCTCAACTGGAATCATACCGGTCTGTCATCTGTGCCCTTACAAGCACCTGGGAGAGAACACACTATGTAAGTAAAACCTTACAGAATATACAGTCCACCAGGTCCTCAACTACACGAGGAGAGGATATTCTGAAAGCCCTTGTTAAATGTTTTTGCTGATAATAATATTGACTGGTCGAATCTGGCATCTGTGTGTACTGACGGCGCCCCaaacataataatatgccatttagcagacgcttttatccaaagcgacttacagtcatgtatgcataaatttttacgtatgggtggtcctggggatcgaacccactaccctggcgttacaagcgccatgctctaccaattgagctacagagggaaggagaagggACTCATAGGCctgatgagaaagagagaggatagTCCCAAATGTGTTACGTTTCATTGTATCATCAGGATGCACTTGTGGCTAAACTCAAAGACTGTGACTTACAGAATGTGATACAGCAAGTCGTGCGCATGGTTAACATTATTAATGCGAGGGCACTGAATCACCGGCAATTCTGCGAGTTGCTGGAGGAATACCAGACAGAATACGGCGACTTGATATTTCACAATGAGGTGAGATGGCTGTGTCGTGGCAGAGTTTTGgaaatatttctctctctcctccctcaaatCCGTGAATTTGTTGCAAGCAAGGGGAGAAAGGAGCCAGAGCTGGATGAGCCACAGTGGATATTAAAGCTGGCTTTTTAACTGACTTCACCTGCCACCTGAACACGGTGAATCTCCAGCTCCAAGGGTGAGCTAAAACTCTGGGCAAAATGCTGCGTGTGGTCACAGGATTTCAAAATAAAATCACACTGTTCATACCTGACAGACAGTTTGTTCATTTCCCAAAACTCAGAGCAGTCACCACATCCAACCCAGACATACTTCAAC
The DNA window shown above is from Coregonus clupeaformis isolate EN_2021a chromosome 18, ASM2061545v1, whole genome shotgun sequence and carries:
- the LOC121551039 gene encoding carnosine N-methyltransferase-like; this encodes MAEGTVEQVTNGEQEEAYFYRERIKCTPEEETRLERQHFWKVIDAFRYYRMHVQERVNRAERQFRSLPEHHQLLLPGVLPNLARIRRSVDHNQEVLQAIVLNCVHMFENMEYGEEDDLRKVGTSSTFDMDKLKSTIKQFVRDWSEAGQAERDSCYLPLIQEIQRLFPSNKCDVSKVSVLVPGAGLGRLAWEIARLGYACQGNEWSFFMLFSSNFVLNRCEKVNSMTLYPWIHQFSNNKRSSDQTRPISFPDVNPQSLPPNSDFSMVAGDFQEVYTEPNTWDCVATCFFIDTAHNVIDYVETIWNILKPGGVWINLGPLLYHFENMANELSIELSYEDVREAILKYGFHLEVERESVPTTYTENDQSMLKYLYDCVFFVARKPDHLYANGFQVVHENRLEASPRRESCDSLT